One part of the Tunicatimonas pelagia genome encodes these proteins:
- a CDS encoding sulfite exporter TauE/SafE family protein encodes MDFTSLSLLEWGLVILCAMLVGMSKTGVMGAGLMVIPVLASIFGGRSSTGFLLPMLSVADILAVRYYNRHAQWSYLVRLFPWTMAGIALGVWFGDVISDEQFKASIGVIIFICLGLLLARDFRQESLNVPNYWWISALTGTLGGFATMIGNAAAPIMAIYLLSMRLPKNDYIGTAAWFFLIINLLKIPLHVFIWHTITLDTVKVNAMMVPAIALGAILGFRVVRILPERAYRIFLIISTAVSAFFLF; translated from the coding sequence ATGGACTTTACTTCACTCTCGCTGCTCGAATGGGGCTTAGTTATTCTTTGTGCCATGCTGGTGGGTATGTCTAAAACCGGAGTGATGGGAGCTGGACTCATGGTTATTCCAGTGTTGGCGAGCATTTTTGGGGGAAGATCGTCGACCGGCTTTTTACTACCTATGCTTTCAGTGGCCGATATTTTGGCGGTACGCTACTATAATCGGCACGCCCAATGGTCGTATCTGGTTCGACTTTTTCCCTGGACGATGGCTGGAATTGCGCTGGGAGTATGGTTTGGCGACGTGATTTCGGATGAGCAGTTTAAAGCCTCCATTGGAGTTATTATTTTTATCTGCTTGGGACTGCTGCTGGCGCGAGACTTCCGCCAGGAATCGCTGAATGTACCCAACTACTGGTGGATTTCAGCCTTAACAGGCACATTGGGCGGATTTGCTACCATGATTGGCAACGCAGCAGCCCCCATTATGGCGATCTACCTACTCTCTATGCGATTACCCAAGAACGACTACATTGGCACTGCCGCTTGGTTCTTCTTAATTATCAATTTACTAAAAATCCCCCTCCACGTTTTTATTTGGCATACTATCACGCTAGACACAGTAAAGGTGAACGCTATGATGGTTCCGGCTATTGCTCTCGGAGCTATCCTAGGCTTTCGAGTTGTACGAATACTTCCCGAGCGGGCTTATCGTATCTTCCTTATTATTTCTACCGCAGTATCTGCCTTCTTCCTTTTTTAG